A window of Melopsittacus undulatus isolate bMelUnd1 chromosome 10, bMelUnd1.mat.Z, whole genome shotgun sequence genomic DNA:
AAGCTGTTTTTAATGACAGCCAATATTTAACCCTCAAACAATCTTTTAGCCTTCCCTGGGGTTACTACAAGTGGCTTGGCTGATTTTACCCATGCTGCTTTGTCCCCAGGCCTGCCAGAAAGAACTGCTGTTATTCACACTCATATTTATATATGAGTCTAGTTTTGATGGGGATTTTGGTTGCAATTTGCTCAGTATAACAGGGTCTAGGCTGACAAAGGTGATGGTAAGAGCTCTTGACTTGTGGCAACTCAGTCCGCTCTACATCATCTTGCCAAGGAAAGGCTGGGTGTAAAGCCAGCCAagctgggaggcaggaggagagcaaCTCTGTTCTAGGTGCAAAGCTACTGAAAGCTCTTTTGAGTCCTCTTTTGCAGTGTGGCGCTTTGTAAAATGGCTCTAAGCTACCTGTTCtttacaatttttatttcatctcaTTTTTGTTAGAGCTGATTCCAAATGTCTCATAGCTGTGTACAAGCAGAGATCTTAACAGCATTGTTTCtagctcttttctttctaaaacttGTCAAAATGTCATTTGCTACTATAATATATCTGATACACTTCTGGTCAAGTATTCTtaataaaatagttttcagGGTATGAGATTGCAGTTGCATTCCCCATCTTCCCTGGGCAAGCTGGAAGCTGCAGACCTGCTTGGTGAAACACTGGACCAAAGCTGGTGGGATTGCTgtgtggggcaatggggatgttAATAGAGCAGTTGGTAGGCAGTTGTGAAAGACACAAACTGGCTGCTGAGCACATTCTAACAGAAGGATATGGGACAACCAGCCAGTGTTGCACCATTTCCTTCCCTGTGGTGGGGAGTGGATGAGGAGATGGAGAGGAGCCAGCACTGCAAGGAGCACAGTGAGAGCAGGTGGGTGCACTTGCAAAATGCTTATGTGGGTTCCCCATTTTGCCATTTTTATGTCAGTAGCAACTTCCCTGGCTGTGTAAATCCATTGGAGATCTACTCATGGACCAAGCAAGAGTGCAGCAGGCAAATGAGTGCTTAGGGTGATCTTAACAGGCAGTGAATGAGTGAAGCCTGATGCTGCCCAGGAGAAATCCCTACTTTGCTGTTGAACCTTTCCAAAGGTGCTATGATTGTGCTGTGTAGATGATGTGGTGTTTCAGAAAGGTATGCTGCCAGTTACCAGTGCTTTTGGATGTATGGTAACTGCCATGTATGTGTCTATAAACCTTGCAAATGTTAGACTTGACCCTCTTACTATACTAATTATCTTAACATTGCTTCTTCATAAGAAAATTCAGATGGTAAAATGATGGAACAAAGTTTTTGGAGGAACAGAAGCCAGAAAGCTATGAGACACACTTGGGCAATGGTGGTGGACCCTTGGAGCAGAAACATCAGCAAAAGGCAGGGTCAAACCCCAACCCCAAGGCCTGTGGCTTACTTCTATCTTACTTCTTTATATCTTTACTTGCCATCTCCCTTTGAGTGCCCACCAAGGCTGGTCTCTCCATCATTTCCTTTATACACATTTCAGCCAGAGTCCAAAACCTGATGGTTTGGTCCATAAAGTTCTTcctctgtggggctgcagccccgGTGGATTGGATAAAACAAAGCTGCACATCTTACTTCTTGGTCATGTTACAGTATCATCACTGTAGGTTTGCCAGGCTTGTTAGCAGGCAATTGGAAAGGTAAATCCTCTTCCTAAATGTATCTTACAAGGTAATTTACTTTGTCTTCTTGGCTAGTGCAGTGTGTTCAGTGTGGGGACACGTCCATGCTGAGCCCTCACCTCCCAGCTGATATGTGTGCAGTATTTAAAAGACCTTAAAAGGTTTCTCTGAAAAGCTAATAATATTTGTGTTAACcattataaagcaaaatatattctAAAACGTAACCATAGAAGAATTCCCTCCTGCAATTAGCAGCACAGGCTCTCATGGGGAAAATCAAGCTGGCACAGCGTAAACTAAATTGCAGTCTATTTATTCAGGCTTCTGATGATGGACAAGGCTGAGATAAGAGGAATTTTGCCTCAATGATTCACTACGCTTTGTGTGCACGGTTTATATTGTAGTATCGCTGGGAAGTCAGCAGGTTGCGCTAGCTGATCAGCCAAAAGGCAGGGCTGGGCATGTCATTCCAAAGCAGGTCGCAGACTGTAGGAGAGCTGAGGAGGTTGCCTTTCTCCTTTGCAAAGTGTGAGCTAAAGATGCAGCTGAAGTTGTGCTGGTGCACAATTCTGATGGAAGGCTCCATCTTGGACTTGTTTTGCCTTTGTTCACATCCTTGCTGAGCCTGAGTTAGGCAGGTTTTGGTGAGGACTGAGGAACACAAAATCTTTTTGCTGCTTATGTCCTGTCTTATGGGGAGGCCAAAGCTCTGGCTGAACCCATCAGGAGTCCTTCAACGCTTGGTGAAACAGAAGGGAACAGTGTAGATTTGGGTTGCAGCTTTAGGCAGTGGGACCTTGTGTTCTAAACTAATAAAATAGAAGGAATCACAACGGAAGGATCCCTGCAGAATTGGTGCAGAAGCAGAGCAATGCTGCATGGCTCTTCCCTGAAAGGCCTTATTGCACAGGTTACTTCCCCAGCACCCTCTTCCCTCACCCTGATTATTTCTACATCTGTGTGTTTTACCAGCCCTTGATGTCCTTTCCAGAGTCAGCTACAACctgtcctttcccttcctctatAGCCAGTGTTTTACTGGACTGAAAAGATACAGCTGGATTTACTTATGCTGTTTGCCCCACTGCTCTGTAACCTAAATCAGTAAGTGTATTTACTTTTCCCTCCCAGCTAAACTGGAAGCTTTAGTGTTTGCCCTGTACCTCTTTCaggagcatcctgcatcccaaagcactgcacctccctgtgctgctgctggaaaaactCAGGTTAAACAATAGCTCCCTGCAGAAGGTTTGTGAAACCAGCCTGCGGGGAACACCACAAAAACACTGAGCTGCTGTCCTTAATATACAGGAGGAAATGcttctgaaactgaaatgtttctgctttcagtgtaaGGAAAAGTGCTTTTTCACTGCAAATACAATTGTATTGACTCTCCTCCAGTGATTGGTTGCTCTCTGCCCCTGCAGTATATTTATAGGGACATGCTGGTTTTTCACTCACAGCAAGATTAAAGTGGTTCCTGTGGGAGGTGAATGGGACATGGCACATTAAGCACTTCTCACAGATGCAATGAGTATCCTTCTGTAGTTTCTTAGGAGAAACAAACCTGCTGTCAGGACACACGTAGCTCCCGTTGAAGCAGCTTATCGGGGGCTGCAGTTGTGATGGTAAATACATGAACCTGCAGCTCTTGTAAAGCCATTTAGCTCTTGAGGCTCCCAGTAGCATGTTGGTAGTCTTGGCCTCGAAAGCCCTGTCGTGTTAACAAGAGCTTGTTGTCCAGGGAAAGTCTTCAACTGATTCACTAATGGAAAGAAATGCCTCACTTGGACAAAAGGCAGCGTGGGTTTGCCAAGGCAAGGCTGAAGCAGGAGTCAGGGGAACAGGAGTGAGTTACTTCATTAATGGTGGTTTATGTTTTTGGTGATGGGCCCCAGGAAAGATTGAGGTTTCAGCTTTATACATGCGTTTTTCTCCCCAGCTGTATTAAAAAAGCAGAACCCAGCCCCAACTCTGTGACAGCACCGAAGAAACTCAAAGCCATTTGTAGTGAGGCAGCCTTTTAATAATGTGATTTTCCATATGTTAGTACAAGTGATATTTCTGGCTTATTGAAGAAATCTTCATGTCTGGCTGCAAAAGGAGCAGGGAAGTCCAAAAGGAGGGAGCTGCAACTGAGCATCAAGGGTCCATCACCTCCCAGCCACCCTGttccccactgctgcagccttCACCTGCGAGTGCCATGATATGCAGTATATAACAGTGTTAAAGCATGTGCTATACCTTACTCTGAGTCCCTTTATGTTCAGATGACCACTAGCATTTTGCTCATGGATAACTTTTAGGTGGAACATCCATTTGAGGCTCAGTGGCTTCCACTTTACTAGAGTGGCTACCTATGCCCAAGCAATTTAATGAGTACAAATAGGGGGCTGAAGGCTTTGCCCATGATGTGCAGCCTCCTGTTTACAGATTGGGAGTAGGATCTGTTAAATTGCAGTTCTGGATGTGGACATGGGATGTAATTCCTCTGTAGACCTTCTGCATGGGCAGCAGGACACCGATTTTCTCCCCCTTCCTGATGGGGCCACTGTACTTGATGGGTTTGATGTAAAACATCTTAATGCAGAATCCTGttaaagggagaaagaagagagggaaacTCATTCCTATGAAATGAGCCTGGAAATGTCATAATGTTCAGTAGCAAAATACAGATTACAATAAAACTGTAAAGAGATTCAGCAGCAAGAACAGTTACAGAAAATGATGCTCCTGTAGCATCAGGAAGAGAGAACAGGAATAGAAATAAGAGGGGAAGGGAGTTAGGGTGGGTTCCTTTAATTATCCAAAATGCACAAAGAAACCAGCTTCATCCTTTGTCTTTTCTAATCGAGGTGACACGCTGTAACCCTTCAATCAATTTTCCTGCATTAACAGAGCCTGGGTTTCCAAGTTAGTTTTCACATGGATTCACTTGGTTCGGGTTGGGGTCATGATTTTGGGGCTGGTTTAAAGCTCTGTAAATCAATTGAAGCATTTTGCAGCCAGACTTTACAAAACACATGTTTTAGCTCGGTACCTGATCCTGACAGCTGGACTCTGTTGTCAATGGCATTGTTGTTTCCATAGGGCCTGGCTTGCTTGTCAATATTCCCTGTGAAGGGTGCGTACACCTCCGAGCCATCCTAACACACCACGTCCACTCCCCTGtgcttcc
This region includes:
- the LOC101875207 gene encoding LOW QUALITY PROTEIN: leukocyte cell-derived chemotaxin-2 (The sequence of the model RefSeq protein was modified relative to this genomic sequence to represent the inferred CDS: substituted 1 base at 1 genomic stop codon), translating into MRRVTAVVLLTVISSATAAQWAKICSSQPSNKIRGCDSHGCGGYSSSRGGRKHRGVDVVCXDGSEVYAPFTGNIDKQARPYGNNNAIDNRVQLSGSGFCIKMFYIKPIKYSGPIRKGEKIGVLLPMQKVYRGITSHVHIQNCNLTDPTPNL